Genomic segment of Prionailurus viverrinus isolate Anna chromosome B4, UM_Priviv_1.0, whole genome shotgun sequence:
ctccctttggGTTTTGTCTCTGCCCACACACTGCAGTTGGCGTGGGTGTCAGGGAGTACCTACCGGAGGCTCTGGAAGTGTCTGTAGCGGATGTACTTATGGCACAGACACTGCAGCCGAAGCACGTTCAGctccatggtggtggtggtgagatcCAGCGCCTTGGTGCGTAGATAGTGGGGCAGCCCCAGGTCAGCCTCCTCGCTCAGGAGCTGCAGATTCTTCCTCTGTGCCTCCACATCCATGTGGTATACTTTCCCCTTGAGAGTTACTGAGGAGATACGCAAAGGAGGCCGGGACACCTTTTGGATGGATGTCCCCGTGACAGGAAAGGAAGCCGATTTCTTGGGCTTCGTGGGAACCTGGCAGGTCCACGGTTTCTGGGTAGACTTGGCTGAACTCGTGTTCCTCTGGTTTCTGGGGGCAGGCTGCTGGGTATTAGGGGACCTGGGAAAGTGCTTCCTGCCTTGGTGAGCAGACTGGGCCCGGCTTGAGGGAGGTGCCAGCGATGCCTTCTCCAAGTCCCTCCACTGCCTGGTGGTCATGAAGAGGACCCTGTCTGTGCCCTCCCCTGGAGGCTCTGGCTCCCTCCATGGGCCCCCTTGCTCCTTTTCTTGCTGGCCCAGCCTCTGCCACTGCTCCCTCGCCGCCTCCTCCACCTTCCACTGTTGCAGCTTCTCCTGGTGTTCCTGCTCCAGCAGGGCCCACTTCTTCTGACGCTGCAGccacatctcctcctcctccagccactgctgcctctgcctctcccagcgGAGCTCTTCTTCCCAGTGCTCCACCTTGCTCTCCAAGGCCACCTTCCTGGAGCTCTCTGGGGACAGCTGCATCCTCAAGTGGGGCTTAATTTGGAGTCCTTCCTTCTCCTGGGATGCTTCCTGGACATCCTTTTGGTCTTTCACTTGGTGAAAGAAGTGGCCTGGGCTTTCTGCCACCAGTCTTTCCCATATCTTAGGAGACCTGTGATCCACCGAGGACAGCATCATGGGCTGAAGATGTTCGGTGTCCTTGGTGCTGTACACATCTGCAATCCTCGAATACATGGTCATGGTGGAGAGTGGCTGAGATGTTGAAGGCCTGGCACTGCTGTCCCAGGCTGTGGCCATGGGACCTGGGGAGAGTGGTGAAAACCACTGCTCCTTCTTGGGTTCCTGCTGAGTTTCCTTCATGactgtttctttctctgggaGGGTCTCTTTCTCAGGGGGCCCCAGGGAGTCAACCAAGATCTTGGTTGGTTCTTCTTCTTGATCTCTAGCAGACTGAGCCTTCTCTAGCTGGAACTCTAAGGCATGCTTTATTAGGAGAAGGTCATGGTATTTCCCCCCTAGAATTTCCACTTGCTTTAGCAGGGCATCCCTCTTGCTCTGGAGAACTTGGAGGGAATTCTGGAAGTATAGCCTCTGGGTGCTAAGTTCTTTGGTCATCTCTATTTTCAGGTTCCTGTATTTGGTCTCCAGGCTTCTGTTCTCTTTGTGCTGGAGGGTCAAGGCCTTGTTGAGGTTCTCTACCATGCCAGACATGTACCTGATGGCTCTGACCTCCCCCTGGTTGAACATGGTGGAGTCCAGGAGCTCCTGCAGCATGGACTTCACCTCAGAGACCTTCGTGCAGGTAGCATGACTGTCCTGGAGCATCTGTTCTGGGCTCAGTGGCTGAGGGTAGGGTGCAGATTTTGGGGGTCTCTGTTCCCACCAGCCCTGCCAGAAGGTGTGTTTGGATACTAGGAGAGACAGAACAAAGGCAACAAGCTCCTGTGAGCCCCAACAATTATACTGATTCTGCACACCCTGCCTGGCCAAATTCCCATCCAACTCTCTTACGCCTTTGGCAAGAATAAGGAGCTGAGGCAACAGGTGAGGCCAGGGGAGATGTTGTCAGGAGAGATCTCTGCCAG
This window contains:
- the FAM186B gene encoding protein FAM186B isoform X1, translating into MEKNRPLQLVTPASVKAIISRIEAAQLTRAQEDISSQLSDILDNVNCVINSFQEELGYDLKEKAKPDQMEQKGKNRFILLEKIASFSEDANTKEKHLYEILRWLGDWGDSLTYELRNRKCKEEEEALDEWIEVMEKVLPLSLIATKGGIESLTSLCSTLIEGQKQRTQISKHTFWQGWWEQRPPKSAPYPQPLSPEQMLQDSHATCTKVSEVKSMLQELLDSTMFNQGEVRAIRYMSGMVENLNKALTLQHKENRSLETKYRNLKIEMTKELSTQRLYFQNSLQVLQSKRDALLKQVEILGGKYHDLLLIKHALEFQLEKAQSARDQEEEPTKILVDSLGPPEKETLPEKETVMKETQQEPKKEQWFSPLSPGPMATAWDSSARPSTSQPLSTMTMYSRIADVYSTKDTEHLQPMMLSSVDHRSPKIWERLVAESPGHFFHQVKDQKDVQEASQEKEGLQIKPHLRMQLSPESSRKVALESKVEHWEEELRWERQRQQWLEEEEMWLQRQKKWALLEQEHQEKLQQWKVEEAAREQWQRLGQQEKEQGGPWREPEPPGEGTDRVLFMTTRQWRDLEKASLAPPSSRAQSAHQGRKHFPRSPNTQQPAPRNQRNTSSAKSTQKPWTCQVPTKPKKSASFPVTGTSIQKVSRPPLRISSVTLKGKVYHMDVEAQRKNLQLLSEEADLGLPHYLRTKALDLTTTTMELNVLRLQCLCHKYIRYRHFQSLRQEVTNHIQVIQETETTCKTQNLYIYLENIDCLQNLWLQAWTDKQKDLEEKRRECLSSMVTMFPKLQLEWNVRLHIPVVTSTKPRKNKPPTSSLRHTHSCGPSCRQPPRHFPCKHWECEPLCMARQQDNQIEAIWKTDVASSSHPIEKKTPPGLPWDQLGGCPDIPRLLTLDVHSSYHKSLRSLKARVLATKRNESREAPDESAKLACKKSNESFPGTIKPEGSRQSQSPLHPLVSDSQTSG
- the FAM186B gene encoding protein FAM186B isoform X3, which gives rise to MEQKGKNRFILLEKIASFSEDANTKEKHLYEILRWLGDWGDSLTYELRNRKCKEEEEALDEWIEVMEKVLPLSLIATKGGIESLTSLCSTLIEGQKQRTQISKHTFWQGWWEQRPPKSAPYPQPLSPEQMLQDSHATCTKVSEVKSMLQELLDSTMFNQGEVRAIRYMSGMVENLNKALTLQHKENRSLETKYRNLKIEMTKELSTQRLYFQNSLQVLQSKRDALLKQVEILGGKYHDLLLIKHALEFQLEKAQSARDQEEEPTKILVDSLGPPEKETLPEKETVMKETQQEPKKEQWFSPLSPGPMATAWDSSARPSTSQPLSTMTMYSRIADVYSTKDTEHLQPMMLSSVDHRSPKIWERLVAESPGHFFHQVKDQKDVQEASQEKEGLQIKPHLRMQLSPESSRKVALESKVEHWEEELRWERQRQQWLEEEEMWLQRQKKWALLEQEHQEKLQQWKVEEAAREQWQRLGQQEKEQGGPWREPEPPGEGTDRVLFMTTRQWRDLEKASLAPPSSRAQSAHQGRKHFPRSPNTQQPAPRNQRNTSSAKSTQKPWTCQVPTKPKKSASFPVTGTSIQKVSRPPLRISSVTLKGKVYHMDVEAQRKNLQLLSEEADLGLPHYLRTKALDLTTTTMELNVLRLQCLCHKYIRYRHFQSLRQEVTNHIQVIQETETTCKTQNLYIYLENIDCLQNLWLQAWTDKQKDLEEKRRECLSSMVTMFPKLQLEWNVRLHIPVVTSTKPRKNKPPTSSLRHTHSCGPSCRQPPRHFPCKHWECEPLCMARQQDNQIEAIWKTDVASSSHPIEKKTPPGLPWDQLGGCPDIPRLLTLDVHSSYHKSLRSLKARVLATKRNESREAPDESAKLACKKSNESFPGTIKPEGSRQSQSPLHPLVSDSQTSG
- the FAM186B gene encoding protein FAM186B isoform X4 yields the protein MEKNRPLQLVTPASVKAIISRIEAAQLTRAQEDISSQLSDILDNVNCVINSFQEELGYDLKEKAKPDQMEQKGKNRFILLEKIASFSEDANTKEKHLYEILRWLGDWGDSLTYELRNRKCKEEEEALDEWIEVMEKVLPLSLIATKGGIESLTSLCSTLIEGQKQRTQISKHTFWQGWWEQRPPKSAPYPQPLSPEQMLQDSHATCTKVSEVKSMLQELLDSTMFNQGEVRAIRYMSGMVENLNKALTLQHKENRSLETKYRNLKIEMTKELSTQRLYFQNSLQVLQSKRDALLKQVEILGGKYHDLLLIKHALEFQLEKAQSARDQEEEPTKILVDSLGPPEKETLPEKETVMKETQQEPKKEQWFSPLSPGPMATAWDSSARPSTSQPLSTMTMYSRIADVYSTKDTEHLQPMMLSSVDHRSPKIWERLVAESPGHFFHQVKDQKDVQEASQEKEGLQIKPHLRMQLSPESSRKVALESKVEHWEEELRWERQRQQWLEEEEMWLQRQKKWALLEQEHQEKLQQWKVEEAAREQWQRLGQQEKEQGGPWREPEPPGEGTDRVLFMTTRQWRDLEKASLAPPSSRAQSAHQGRKHFPRSPNTQQPAPRNQRNTSSAKSTQKPWTCQVPTKPKKSASFPVTGTSIQKVSRPPLRISSVTLKGKVYHMDVEAQRKNLQLLSEEADLGLPHYLRTKALDLTTTTMELNVLRLQCLCHKYIRYRHFQSLRQEVTNHIQVIQETETTCKTQNLYIYLENIDCLQNLWLQAWTDKQKDLEEKRRECLSSMVTMFPKTTG
- the FAM186B gene encoding protein FAM186B isoform X2, which produces MEKNRPLQLVTPASVKAIISRIEAAQLTRAQEDISSQLSDILDNVNCVINSFQEELGYDLKEKAKPDQMEQKGKNRFILLEKIASFSEDANTKEKHLYEILRWLGDWGDSLTYELRNRKCKEEEEALDEWIEVMEKVLPLSLIATKGGIESLTSLCSTLIEGQKQRTQISKHTFWQGWWEQRPPKSAPYPQPLSPEQMLQDSHATCTKVSEVKSMLQELLDSTMFNQGEVRAIRYMSGMVENLNKALTLQHKENRSLETKYRNLKIEMTKELSTQRLYFQNSLQVLQSKRDALLKQVEILGGKYHDLLLIKHALEFQLEKAQSARDQEEEPTKILVDSLGPPEKETLPEKETVMKETQQEPKKEQWFSPLSPGPMATAWDSSARPSTSQPLSTMTMYSRIADVYSTKDTEHLQPMMLSSVDHRSPKIWERLVAESPGHFFHQVKDQKDVQEASQEKEGLQIKPHLRMQLSPESSRKVALESKVEHWEEELRWERQRQQWLEEEEMWLQRQKKWALLEQEHQEKLQQWKVEEAAREQWQRLGQQEKEQGGPWREPEPPGEGTDRVLFMTTRQWRDLEKASLAPPSSRAQSAHQGRKHFPRSPNTQQPAPRNQRNTSSAKSTQKPWTCQVPTKPKKSASFPVTGTSIQKVSRPPLRISSVTLKGKVYHMDVEAQRKNLQLLSEEADLGLPHYLRTKALDLTTTTMELNVLRLQCLCHKYIRYRHFQSLRQEVTNHIQVIQETETTCKTQNLYIYLENIDCLQNLWLQAWTDKQKDLEEKRRECLSSMVTMFPKLQLEWNVRLHIPVVTSTKPRKNKPPTSSLRHTHSCGPSCRQPPRHFPCKHWECEPLCMARQQDNQIEAIWKTDVASSSHPIEKKTPPGLPWDQLGGCPDIPRLLTLDVHSSYHKSLRSLKAR